From Deinococcus aestuarii, one genomic window encodes:
- a CDS encoding N-acetylglucosamine kinase, with protein sequence MILSIDMGASGTKWALYTGSGTAVADGRLRPLTGHLSAPEARREMTAALAELRAALPVEPCAVVAGVTGLQTEFRPGLQQELGSLFRLPPERLLVTDDLHLAYAAHFTPGAGTLVYAGTGAVAYHRTEGGEVVRAGGYGYLIDDLGGAFWQGQVGLRRVLRQREAGQPETRLARHVFGALGTREWGEIRSLIYGEGRAAVARLAPAVYEAARQEDPDALAIQRRAGQELARLAEVVLGRTGRNALATAGGAFNPLVREAFHAGLAPGAVTVVPSVPPVSGGFTLGLPLLAPRP encoded by the coding sequence GTGATCCTCAGCATCGACATGGGGGCGAGCGGCACCAAGTGGGCGCTGTACACCGGGAGCGGGACGGCGGTTGCGGACGGTCGCCTGCGGCCCCTGACCGGCCACCTCTCGGCCCCGGAGGCGCGGCGGGAGATGACGGCGGCCCTCGCCGAGCTGCGCGCCGCCCTGCCGGTGGAGCCGTGTGCCGTGGTCGCGGGGGTGACAGGCCTCCAGACCGAGTTCCGACCCGGGCTGCAACAGGAATTGGGAAGCCTCTTTCGCCTGCCCCCCGAGCGGCTCCTCGTGACCGACGACCTGCACCTCGCCTACGCGGCCCACTTCACGCCGGGGGCGGGCACGCTCGTCTATGCCGGGACGGGCGCCGTCGCCTACCACCGCACCGAGGGGGGGGAGGTCGTGCGCGCGGGCGGGTACGGCTACCTGATCGACGACCTCGGCGGCGCCTTCTGGCAGGGGCAGGTCGGTCTGCGGCGGGTGCTGCGCCAGCGCGAGGCCGGGCAGCCCGAGACCCGGCTCGCCCGACACGTCTTCGGGGCGCTCGGCACCCGCGAGTGGGGGGAGATCCGCTCGCTGATCTACGGGGAAGGTCGCGCCGCCGTCGCCCGCCTCGCCCCCGCCGTGTACGAGGCCGCCCGGCAGGAGGACCCCGACGCCCTCGCCATCCAGCGCCGCGCGGGGCAGGAACTCGCCCGGCTCGCCGAGGTGGTCCTGGGCCGCACCGGGCGGAACGCGCTCGCCACGGCGGGAGGGGCCTTCAATCCCCTCGTGCGGGAGGCCTTTCACGCCGGGCTCGCGCCGGGTGCGGTCACCGTCGTTCCCAGCGTGCCGCCCGTCTCCGGCGGCTTCACCCTGGGCCTGCCGCTGCTCGCCCCGCGCCCCTGA
- a CDS encoding chloramphenicol phosphotransferase CPT family protein encodes MSAGQLILVGGASSAGKSTLCRDVRERLDVPFLFFSLDFFLFTTDVLPRRPDAGGVFAWATLRPQVFEGFYRCLPALLSAGNNLVVDLIVESREQMDRLLELLSPFDVFFVGLHCPLPELERRELARGDRRVGDTRRDFETVHTFGEYDLEIDSTDPLDRNVRRVVHAWQERRRPSAFDRMTQR; translated from the coding sequence ATGTCGGCAGGTCAACTGATCCTCGTGGGCGGAGCATCGAGCGCCGGAAAGTCGACCCTCTGCCGCGACGTGCGGGAGAGGCTGGACGTGCCGTTCCTGTTCTTCTCCCTCGACTTCTTTCTGTTCACCACAGACGTTTTGCCGAGACGCCCCGACGCTGGCGGCGTGTTCGCCTGGGCGACCCTGCGTCCTCAGGTCTTCGAGGGGTTTTACCGCTGCCTCCCCGCGCTGCTGTCGGCGGGAAACAACCTCGTCGTCGACCTCATTGTCGAGTCGCGTGAGCAGATGGACCGCCTGCTGGAATTGCTCTCGCCCTTCGACGTGTTCTTCGTGGGCCTGCACTGCCCGCTGCCCGAACTGGAACGGCGCGAACTCGCCCGTGGAGACCGCCGCGTGGGCGATACCCGGCGCGACTTCGAGACCGTCCACACCTTCGGGGAGTACGACCTGGAGATCGACTCGACCGACCCGCTCGACCGGAACGTGCGAAGGGTGGTCCACGCCTGGCAGGAAAGGCGGCGGCCCAGCGCTTTTGACCGGATGACGCAGCGGTAA